In Aedes albopictus strain Foshan chromosome 3, AalbF5, whole genome shotgun sequence, the following are encoded in one genomic region:
- the LOC109408993 gene encoding probable G-protein coupled receptor Mth-like 14, which produces MIHSRGRIKLLALIVLIITLRVNGTELVGVDLANNTVTAKDGGPTKLPNVTNSPAVVLTTTPVVATTVITTTPLTTTTTTTEEFTTEQVMTTTVVETTGRSSTSKEVPASSSTTSTEKPKLVPEVTTATSHEQLPNCLEFEISPHQPSYDKDSHIKKCCPHGEIFESVGSGRLRCTPGERKLDIETIYAVFYGDAECIEDKDHLIHFDYEPSNACYSNNLTFQYSKEQGDEMFVIQNGSLLVIAEGQFMAVFDHYCVEVDTRGKLLAKACDEVEPIVLRSTAVLIYVGLAIASLGLLLTCVAYAFVPKLNDVFGYLLVGHAGSFLVGMILMSLAACGDRCVPDGRVDGLAIFGHVFLITSVFAFVLMNVYNYVYAAYYLPNGLEFDTKNKTDVFFFLAVLYTITVIPMFFPWKKALIFHIALYIYYAAIAVVLYLCHRAIRTLANSKFIRFTVSHQNYHELTYTEAVNAQPRINQERLDEVRTTNRLCTIEAIYTVICWVVLSLMEQQLDSQYDIFRLGAAFAVIFQGMLVGVLFVGGSKKWTIIRECWSYSGSIDLHAVETEREMRTMERKPVIES; this is translated from the exons ATGATACATTCACGTGGTCGAATTAAACTGCTGGCGTTGATTGTGCTGATAATTACGCTTCGGGTCAATGGAACCGAATTGGTGGGGGTTGACCTGGCTAACAAtaccgttacggctaaagacggTGGGCCAACAAAATTGCCGAATGTGACGAATTCCCCAGCAGTGGTGCTGACCACGACGCCGGTTGTTGCAACAACAGTGATTACAACAACACcactaacaacaacaacaacaacaacagaagaatttacaacggaacaaGTGATGACGACCACGGTTGTCGAAACCACCGGTCGAAGTTCTACAAGCAAAGAAGTTCCGGCAAGTAGCAGCACTACGTCCACAGAGAAGCCCAAACTTGTACCGGAAGTTACCACTGCCACTAGTCACGAGCAGTTACCAAACTGTTTGGAATTTGAG ATATCCCCACATCAACCATCCTACGATAAAGATTCACACATCAAAAAGTGCTGCCctcatggagaaatattcgaatCCGTGGGTTCCGGCCGTCTACGCTGTACCCCCGGTGAACGCAAACTGGACATCGAAACGATCTACGCCGTGTTCTACGGCGATGCAGAGTGTATCGAAGACAAAGACCATCTCATCCACTTTGACTACGAACCAAGTAATGCGTGCTATTCGAACAATTTGACGTTCCAGTATAGTAAGGAGCAAGGCGACGAGATGTTCGTAATCCAGAACGGTTCGTTGCTTGTGATCGCGGAAGGCCAATTCATGGCGGTGTTCGATCATTACTGCGTCGAGGTGGATACCCGGGGTAAGCTTTTGGCCAAAGCGTGTGACGAAGTGGAACCGATCGTGCTGAGATCTACAGCTGTGTTGATCTACGTTGGCTTGGCGATCGCTTCACTGGGTTTGCTGCTGACTTGCGTAGCTTATGCGTTCGTACCGAAGCTGAACGACGTGTTCGGGTATCTGCTGGTCGGACACGCGGGATCGTTCCTGGTGGGGATGATACTGATGTCGCTGGCAGCTTGCGGCGATCGTTGCGTTCCCGATGGGAGGGTTG ACGGACTCGCAATATTTGGCCATGTGTTCCTCATAACATCTGTATTTGCCTTTGTCTTGATGAATGTCTACAACTATGTCTACGCTGCTTACTACCTCCCGAACGGATTGGAGTTCGATACCAAAAACAAAACCGATGTGTTCTTCTTCCTAGCTGTACTCTACACCATCACCGTTATTCCTATGTTCTTCCCGTGGAAAA AAGCTCTCATCTTCCATATCGCTCTATACATATACTACGCAGCAATAGCCGTAGTTCTCTACCTCTGCCACCGTGCCATACGAACACTGGCGAACAGTAAATTCATCCGATTTACAGTGTCGCACCAGAATTATCACGAGTTGACCTACACGGAAGCGGTCAATGCTCAGCCTCGAATTAACCAGGAACGGCTGGACGAAGTGCGGACCAC GAACCGCCTATGTACGATCGAAGCCATCTACACCGTCATCTGCTGGGTGGTACTCAGCTTAATGGAGCAGCAGCTGGACAGTCAGTACGACATCTTCCGGCTGGGGGCCGCATTCGCGGTTATCTTCCAGGGGATGCTCGTGGGAGTGCTGTTCGTGGGTGGAAGCAAAAAGTGGACCATCATTCGGGAGTGCTGGAGCTACTCCGGATCGATTGATCTGCACGCGGTGGAAACGGAACGGGAGATGCGAACCATGGAACGGAAGCCTGTGATAGAGTCGTAG